atatattttcttttggttcggGTAGCGTTTGCATATTCGTAATggtgccttgcgtatctggagagatcctattggTTGTTACGCCAGTCGTATCGTGTATGGTTTGTACACTGCTAATGTAGTCTGGCGGCCAGTCGTGCTGGGCctcctcttcaaaggctgtggccaggttgctacgcattgtgatagaaggcctcagggttccataatgCTCTGGGTCATATATTGTCGTACAATTGTCCCTAGACGATTGCAACTGGACGTCATTCTCGCTGTCAATATTCACGTCCTGCGAGCCTTCGGCGAGGCTCCAGCGGTGTgccttatgtcgataataaacaATAGTAAGAACTaggatatttaggattagcaaagagcaggcaatggccactgtcacGCTGAGTGTAGTCATGTAGGGGAAATCCTTTCCCATTTGACTTAGCATATCCAAATTAGCTGATTCACTGACTTGGTTTTTCTTAGCCttagctacaattgtcaagttatAGGGTGAATTTGTTGGGCCAGTGAAGGTTGGAGTCATTGGGCTAGATAGAAAGCCATCTGTTAAGTTATACTGACCTgttgattcagggtataaaccagAATGGATATCAGTTGGTAATCTGGGAAAGTTTTTATCTGGGGCGTACCGAGAACCCACTCGTtccagaccaggtagtagccatgaccacaaggctacttttccagcatGGTAGTGGTCACGTATATAGTTTTttgttcctggaatgaatagacatatataaataactaaaagtAATTATGTAAAAAAGAGGATAAGATATCAATAGaagatatattccttaaatataagGTATATGGTTTTGACTCCTtgttgttatgaataaatatttttatcaaattatcacGGAGTACAAGTTGTATGTTacagcttcataagctattacaaatacAACCCAAACACTTAAATTTACCCAAGGAAAGTTGATGATTAGAATgatatcatataattttagatgcactttcatttatttgattaaaatcatCACCTGTTAAATATTAGTATTTATTAAGGTTCTATAGTTTTTTAAGTACATTGAAGAAGTTATGTTTTACTAGTTTAGTTAAATGATATTCATAGGAGTTGGGTTATTGAagaattatatctatatgtatatatatatatatatatatatatatatatatatatatatatatatatatatatatatatatatatatatatatatatatatatatatatatatatatctgtgtgtgtatatatgtacatatatacagtacatatatatatatatatatatatatatatatatatatatatatatatatatatatatatatatatatatatatatatatatagagagagagagagagagagagagagagagagagagagagagagagagagagagagagagagagagagagaaatgttaaaaTCTAgtgaagaaagtgattattaattgatatataagttatcagatagaaataaaattattctaaaaatgtgAACGAATGTACTTTACTGACCTAAGagtatatatatctagaaaatattgaaatttattttatcattatatctcTGAGTGAAAACAGccccacaaaaataggaacctcacctatttgaaagtatctctgatagactggatcatatttgggccatatctgctcttcagaagttatgtcgtttgcactctcggacatcttagctgtggagactgtgtcttttggatgtctgtaaAATGAGCATAGAGTTTTGAAATGATACCATatgtataattgattgatttatggtatcaatgatataaactgaagagtattatatatatatatatatatatatatatatatatatatatatatatatatatatatatatatatatatatatataaaatatatatatatatatatttatatatatatatatatatatatatatatatatatatatatatatatatatatatatatcaaatatatatatatatatatatatatatatatatatatatatatatatatatatatatatatatatatatatatatatatatatatatattcaaatatatatatatatatatatatatatatatatatatatatatatatatatatatatatatatatatatatatatgtatttccatatatatccatatccataaaataaggcacttcccctaattttgggggtagccaacatcaaacaaataaaataaaggggGACCAtacctctctatgctcctcccagcctgacgagggactcaaccgagttctgcaGGTACtactagggtgacacagcccaccctcccccattacccaacacagatgaagcttcataatactgaatcccctactgccgctacctccgcagtcatccaaggcgaccagaggaagcagcgaggcctacaggaactgcgtcacaatagcctgcaattcattcctattcctagcacgctctcttgcgtctctcacatttatcctctagtcccccagagctttcttcactccatccatccacccaaaccttgactttcctcttgtacttctccaatcaactcttgcattcatctacttctttagcagacagccattttccattctcccaacatggccaaaccacatcaacacaatcatatccaatctagctgctaaatcatttcttacacccgttctcaccctcttctcgagatacaccagccatgctcctcagacaagtcatgtcaaacacattcaacttctgtctacccgtcactttcatttcccacaactccgatccatacatcacagttggtacaatcacttcctcattcaaaactctctttacaatcatgcccaaacctctattccttaccactcccttcactgcccccaacactttgcacccttcattccctctctgacgtacatctgcttccactaaaCCATTTGCTGGAActacacaccccaagtacttaaactgatccacctcctcaagtaactctccattcaatatggcattcaacctcgcaccaccttcccttcttgtacatctcacaaccttactcttacccacattaactctcaacttccttctctcacatatccttccaaattctatcacttatcggccaagcttctcttccgagtctgcaaccaatacagtaacatccgcaatcaacaactgatttacctccccttcaagatcattctcgtctatcagtttcaatcctcgtccaagcactttaGCATTCACTTCTCTTACCGCTCCatctacatacaagttaaacaaccatggcgacatcacacatccctgtgtcagccccactctcacaggaaaccaatcgctcacttcactcCTATCCTAACAAACGCTTTacgacctttgtagaaacttttcactgcttgcaacaaccttccactaattctatataacctcatcacattccacatcacttccctatcaaccctatcatacgctttctccagatccataaatgcaacatacacctcctcaccttttgctaaatatttcccacatatcagcctaactgtaaaaatctgattcatacatcccctgccacttctaaaaccacctttTACTCACcctaattttatgaaattactccacattgatatgaacgatttgctgagtgtaatatccatcttagtgaagttataacttgaggcaaaaggtccaagagcgcccagaggaccaccaaagacgtatGCCAGCTCGTTCAGAAGAAGAATCTTGTTTCCAGACTTTTCGAAAGATAACTAATTTTATTCTAAAGCTTTATTGTAGTAATTAATGAATTGAAAAATAGTAATTTAAATTAAAATGctataaaaagttttatttatagcattattcttttattgatatttattatttcatattttcataaatttaatttgtatGATTTGGATATATCtatctctaatctatggatgatataaaaaaaaactttctttagattactaaagATTCTCGTTAATAAAATAtaccatattttctatttcatatataaatccaatctatccatatcgacgtatatctgaaacttcttcctccaacacgtagagataagatgatcgggaagtcgtgtaTAGATTTTTGGTaagatctgccatcggcgagacgatatttgcatcgtgaaggccttggccggttgagtccctgatgctgattggtcgatggagggatctcgaccaatcagtgtactcggctgtgatggccaacattatttcctgtggggaGATGAAAATACTCCATGTGAGGTTCACTTTTATTCAATAAatggtatattttatatatgtgtgtagcccaggtaataataataataataataataataataataataataataataataataatgcccacctgCAGATTATAGCGATAGTTACTGACGACGTAGGATCTCAGCAGATCCTTCCTATAGTCAGCATCAaaatccttcctggacttcttgctgactcaagatgtcaaggaggttggcagctgccattcctagaaggaggtcaactggagttcgaccttccttgcctttgaattCAATAGGAAGAGtaagatttttctcattttctttatatagttgagtgattaagaatTTCACTTTGTATAGAtaaatggag
This Palaemon carinicauda isolate YSFRI2023 chromosome 25, ASM3689809v2, whole genome shotgun sequence DNA region includes the following protein-coding sequences:
- the LOC137619108 gene encoding LOW QUALITY PROTEIN: neuroligin-4, X-linked-like (The sequence of the model RefSeq protein was modified relative to this genomic sequence to represent the inferred CDS: deleted 1 base in 1 codon), whose protein sequence is MTSSIQDIEILHRKFEECNSLRFALEHYNDGQLPFLDVLISPSFSEYNTCVYAKPTNLRLCLSEESECPARYKASTLKAYVQRALIHCSSWADLHKILDGITLVSNSFINKQVHQEVKLALKWYQGDQRNAAIVAYPVVVFLQGESFEWGSSSLYDGSVLAALCKVIVVTLNYRLGILGFYNANPDPVGRATVANYGLMDQLAALHWVQENIVPFGGDPGQVTVMGHVTGAACLNYLVISPAATGAGLFKRAILMSGSALSPWASVRDPSEHAFDVASQLDCPVPNDLFRHYENLLQCLRKRPLHHILQVQLKTSKFQVAVGPSIDGVTIKPDWKNHQSKMGKEGRTPVDLLLGMAAANLLDILSQQEVQEGFDADYRKDLLRSYVVSNYRYNLQEIMLAITAEYTDWSRSLHRPISIRDSTGQGLHDANIVSPMADLTKNLYTTSRSSYLYVLEEESGNKILLLNELAYVFGGPLGALGPFASSYNFTKMDITLSKSFISMWSNFIKLGHPKDTVSTAKMSESANDITSEEQIWPKYDPVYQRYFQIGTKNYIRDHYHAGKVALWSWLLPGLERVGSRYAPDKNFPRLPTDIHSGLYPESTGQYNLTDGFLSSPMTPTFTGPTNSPYNLTIVAKAKKNQVSESANLDMLSQMGKDFPYMTTLSVTVAIACSLLILNILVLTIVYYRHKAHRWSLAEGSQDVNIDSENDVQLQSSRDNCTTIYDPEHYGTLRPSITMRSNLATAFEEEAQHDWPPDYISSVQTIHDTTGVTTNRISPDTQGTITNMQTLPEPKENILTVTMLKQPVASYTSPNDGHLVSTYSPVDGQLVSTYSIKENQLVQNYSPNEEKKEEEEKEEEEEEEEEEEEEESYGTDLSSEGLCPEESLNIPGDQSVASRRL